One window from the genome of Mycolicibacterium gadium encodes:
- a CDS encoding TetR/AcrR family transcriptional regulator, with the protein MARHRPASGESIRRRPKDRKAQIARASAEAFSTLGFHGVSMEAIASRVGISAAALYRHYTGKYELFRDAVLSLGQQLVDCTEFAEDAATEDPQVVLRRLVAALIDTAMANRESGGLYRWEGRYLRGDDQATLIAQMRTVHHRIQRPLCVIRPELTGRQRWTLSTAVLSVLGSIVDHRAKLPAIQVRALLAELADAVLAAELPDPADDQDAIDPNVSTGTESSRYEALLDESMRLFNLNGYRDTGMEDIAAAVGMPASGIYRYFSGKSDILAAAFRRAADRLSADTSTITATIADPQEALTAVIDAYVARSFDRPELDYVYYSERLNMTAADQKVLRNMQRSTVEAWVELVVAVRPEWTPGQARFAVHAAMSLVVDLGRLMHYERSVHSFETMERLLDLTLLGRYRLRATLPAK; encoded by the coding sequence ATGGCGCGCCACCGGCCAGCAAGCGGCGAATCGATTCGGCGCCGCCCCAAGGATCGCAAGGCCCAGATCGCTCGTGCTTCGGCCGAAGCGTTCAGCACGCTGGGCTTTCACGGTGTGAGCATGGAAGCCATCGCGTCTCGCGTGGGCATCTCGGCCGCGGCGCTGTACCGGCACTACACCGGCAAGTACGAGCTCTTCCGTGATGCGGTGCTCAGCCTCGGCCAGCAACTGGTGGACTGCACAGAGTTCGCCGAGGACGCCGCGACGGAGGACCCGCAAGTCGTGCTGCGCCGACTGGTCGCCGCGCTCATCGACACCGCGATGGCCAATCGCGAATCCGGCGGGCTCTATCGATGGGAAGGCCGCTATCTGCGCGGCGACGACCAGGCCACGCTGATAGCGCAGATGCGCACCGTGCACCACCGGATCCAGCGACCCCTATGCGTCATCCGCCCCGAGCTCACCGGTCGGCAACGCTGGACGTTGTCGACGGCGGTCCTTTCGGTGCTCGGCAGCATCGTCGATCACCGGGCCAAGCTGCCCGCGATTCAGGTGCGGGCGTTGCTGGCCGAGCTCGCGGATGCCGTTCTGGCCGCCGAACTCCCCGATCCCGCCGACGATCAGGATGCCATAGACCCGAACGTGTCGACGGGCACGGAGTCGTCGAGATACGAAGCGCTGCTTGACGAATCGATGCGGTTGTTCAATCTCAACGGATATCGCGACACGGGGATGGAAGACATCGCGGCGGCGGTCGGCATGCCGGCGTCGGGGATCTACCGGTACTTCTCCGGCAAGAGCGACATCCTCGCGGCGGCGTTCCGCAGGGCGGCCGATCGGCTCTCGGCGGATACCTCGACCATCACGGCCACGATCGCTGATCCGCAGGAGGCGCTGACCGCGGTCATCGATGCGTACGTCGCTCGGTCGTTCGACCGGCCGGAACTCGATTACGTCTACTACAGCGAGCGGCTCAACATGACCGCGGCCGACCAGAAGGTCCTGCGCAACATGCAACGCTCCACGGTGGAGGCATGGGTCGAACTGGTCGTGGCGGTCCGTCCGGAGTGGACACCGGGACAGGCGCGGTTCGCCGTGCACGCGGCGATGTCACTGGTGGTCGATCTCGGCCGCCTGATGCACTACGAGCGATCGGTGCACAGCTTCGAGACGATGGAGCGGCTGCTCGACCTGACGTTGTTGGGCCGCTACCGGTTACGAGCGACATTGCCCGCCAAGTAG
- a CDS encoding flavin-containing monooxygenase: MTSEQFDAVIVGAGFGGIGAAIQLKRMGYENFVILDREDDLGGTWHINRYPGLAVDVPTTTYSYFFEPNPNWSRLFSTGAEIKQYANDVADKYDVRAHMRFNTSVESARWDEETKVWCIALAGGETLTARYLITATGFLSQPKTPDIPGITQFAGKIIHTTEWDDSYDLEGKRIAIIGTGATAVQLIPELAKKAADLTVYQRTAIWVVPKLDFRFSARAKRLFARVPLAQRAIRAITDALYEFFIFVELHQNNLFLRRLNVAAGDLSKTHRILSVRDRRVREQLTPDYDFGCKRPTFSNDYYRIFNKRHVHLQASGIEHIEPDAIVSSDGTRTPIDALVLATGFDLWEANFPAIEIVGRAGRNLGKWWRDTRFQAYQGLTVPYFPNYLSMASPYAFLGLNFFNTVEYQMRHMDRLLGEVKRRGATTFEVTEEANTRYLDRMSELIGNSVFMRGNCATSRSYYFDPKGEANLLRPLSTRAALKEASDYPLSDYQID; this comes from the coding sequence ATGACTTCGGAACAATTCGACGCCGTGATCGTGGGCGCCGGTTTCGGGGGGATCGGTGCTGCCATCCAGCTCAAGCGGATGGGCTACGAGAACTTCGTCATTCTTGACCGGGAGGACGACCTCGGCGGGACCTGGCACATCAACCGCTACCCCGGCCTGGCCGTCGACGTCCCGACGACCACCTACTCCTACTTCTTCGAGCCGAACCCCAACTGGTCGCGACTCTTCTCCACCGGTGCGGAGATCAAGCAGTACGCCAACGATGTCGCCGACAAGTACGACGTGCGCGCACACATGAGGTTCAACACCAGCGTGGAGAGCGCCCGCTGGGACGAGGAGACCAAGGTCTGGTGCATCGCGCTGGCCGGCGGTGAGACCCTCACCGCGCGCTACCTGATCACCGCCACCGGCTTTCTGTCCCAGCCGAAGACACCGGACATCCCGGGCATCACGCAATTCGCGGGCAAGATCATCCACACCACCGAATGGGACGACAGCTACGACCTCGAGGGTAAGCGCATCGCCATCATCGGCACCGGCGCCACCGCGGTTCAGCTCATCCCCGAGCTGGCCAAGAAGGCGGCCGACCTCACCGTCTACCAGCGCACCGCCATCTGGGTGGTACCCAAGCTCGATTTCCGTTTCTCCGCGCGGGCAAAGCGCCTCTTCGCGCGAGTGCCCTTGGCGCAGCGGGCCATCCGTGCGATCACCGACGCGCTGTACGAGTTCTTCATTTTCGTCGAACTCCACCAGAACAACCTTTTCCTTCGGCGGCTCAACGTCGCGGCGGGCGACCTGTCCAAGACCCACCGCATCTTGTCCGTTCGGGATCGGAGAGTGCGTGAGCAGTTGACGCCCGACTACGACTTCGGTTGTAAGCGGCCGACGTTCTCGAACGATTACTACCGCATCTTCAACAAGCGCCACGTACACCTGCAAGCCAGCGGGATCGAGCACATCGAGCCGGATGCCATCGTCTCCAGCGACGGCACCAGGACGCCGATCGACGCACTCGTACTCGCGACCGGGTTCGACCTGTGGGAGGCCAACTTCCCGGCCATCGAGATCGTCGGCCGTGCAGGCCGTAACCTCGGAAAGTGGTGGCGCGACACCAGGTTCCAGGCATATCAGGGATTGACGGTTCCGTACTTCCCCAACTACCTGAGCATGGCCAGCCCGTACGCGTTCCTCGGGTTGAACTTCTTCAACACGGTGGAATACCAGATGCGACATATGGACCGGCTGTTGGGCGAGGTGAAGCGCCGCGGTGCCACAACGTTCGAAGTCACCGAGGAAGCCAACACCCGCTATCTCGACCGGATGTCGGAGCTGATCGGGAATTCGGTGTTCATGCGCGGGAATTGCGCGACGTCGCGGTCGTACTACTTCGACCCGAAGGGCGAGGCCAACCTGCTGCGCCCCCTTTCGACGCGCGCGGCGTTGAAGGAAGCCTCCGATTACCCGCTGAGCGACTATCAGATTGACTGA